The following proteins come from a genomic window of Gammaproteobacteria bacterium:
- a CDS encoding TonB-dependent receptor plug domain-containing protein has product MNRLDEHRDLTWRKSGSAFAWLLSVIAGLALSIGVATAQEEAGDAEYEEALELADVRVTGSRLNRPPSELSGNLVVLDREDIRASGELTLARVLRQLPQNVNSTNETYGSTLNGARNVTGASTVNLRGLGSESTLILIDGRRVGYSGILGGVTDISTIPLSMVDRIEILLDGASAIYGSDAVGGVVNIITRRDYAGVELDLNYGRPHKSGYSETQGNIGGGFSWGSGRLNAGYEYFRDTGLDASNRDSIIVSNRSTLLTTNQKNTAAGPQIRVWTNFFDDGCNSDAPIWDRRRAVVYELGGRVITRDEYAALDAEQQTMATCVNDFTLPAGFQHTDSLSSLDIVGEPHWGEAAEQGYSLRPERQRHSVFLGVDQELAGTLVLHGNIRATRKDAEQESGLIQVGGTLHANSPFNPFGTQVSLTGTTPDYPPTTYDSTRDELYVGLGVEGTFGTWSWQADFSSSSSETDTQRLNVRDPAYGLGVNSDGVSEAVIGRFSRILEPACADKVAELGGTRYSYSSFFGGNCTVYGAPPDPINPFGDISPYIIPDVYSGAKNEQLQFEALARGELFSAPGGTIALVVGYDYRQDTLDSFNEMANYLASATATGSSPFNTQISRDNHAAFVEGLIPLIGADNAMSGIQRLNLTFSGRYDSYSNVEVDYRQTESATAESVEAKDPGSEFTWSGGAVYRPNDSMLFKANVSTAFVAPQLNQLLQKSLYESNPRSLWYYRPGGSGSITTLPGDKVFGYSGGNDQLKSETADTLSLSGEFSPAFLPGVFFKVAWSDTDYKDRIYKLPVPIIYLDDLPSNVMYIEADDIYVLDDRWINVSALERSGIDYEFRYEWEMGLNEYNITVRRTYTNKHRVQVDPASGIVHDLVTSRDDSGPEDTVLPPVPKHKTTAQFTWSRGSLFLSLDVEGGDETRRIGSFFSYIDEPATLYDLVLGYGFDDNTLFSSPNWLRGVELTLTVNNLTNAFSKYTRITESTGERATNQINPLTEWTQGRSYRLNIHKSF; this is encoded by the coding sequence ATGAACAGACTTGACGAACACAGAGACCTTACCTGGCGAAAATCGGGATCGGCTTTTGCCTGGCTTCTTTCAGTCATTGCAGGATTGGCACTGAGCATTGGCGTCGCTACAGCCCAGGAAGAGGCCGGCGATGCGGAATACGAGGAAGCTCTGGAACTGGCCGACGTGCGGGTCACCGGCAGCCGCCTGAACCGCCCGCCCTCCGAGCTGTCCGGTAACCTTGTCGTGCTGGATCGCGAGGACATCCGCGCTTCGGGAGAACTCACGCTGGCGCGCGTTCTGCGGCAACTTCCGCAAAACGTTAACTCCACCAACGAAACATACGGCTCCACGCTGAACGGCGCGCGCAACGTGACCGGCGCGTCCACCGTGAACCTGCGCGGTCTGGGCAGCGAATCCACGCTTATTCTCATCGATGGCAGGCGAGTGGGTTACAGCGGTATTCTGGGTGGAGTGACCGATATTTCCACGATTCCGCTGTCAATGGTGGATCGCATTGAAATCCTGCTCGACGGCGCATCCGCCATCTACGGCTCGGACGCAGTGGGCGGCGTGGTGAACATCATTACGCGCCGCGACTACGCCGGAGTGGAACTGGATTTGAACTACGGCCGCCCGCACAAGAGCGGCTACAGCGAAACGCAAGGCAATATCGGCGGCGGCTTTTCCTGGGGAAGCGGGCGCCTGAACGCCGGTTACGAGTACTTCCGCGATACCGGCCTGGACGCTTCCAACCGTGATTCGATCATTGTATCGAACCGAAGCACCCTGCTGACCACCAATCAAAAGAACACCGCGGCCGGCCCGCAGATTCGCGTCTGGACCAATTTCTTCGATGATGGCTGTAACTCCGATGCCCCCATCTGGGATCGACGGCGCGCAGTGGTGTACGAGCTTGGCGGCCGGGTCATCACCCGGGATGAATACGCCGCTCTGGATGCCGAGCAGCAAACCATGGCCACCTGCGTCAATGACTTCACGCTGCCGGCCGGCTTCCAGCACACCGACAGCCTGAGTTCTCTCGACATTGTCGGCGAGCCGCACTGGGGCGAGGCTGCCGAGCAGGGCTACAGCCTGCGGCCGGAACGCCAGCGCCACTCGGTTTTTCTCGGGGTTGACCAGGAGTTGGCCGGCACGCTGGTTCTGCACGGCAACATCCGGGCCACGCGAAAGGACGCCGAACAGGAATCCGGTCTTATCCAGGTTGGCGGAACGCTGCACGCCAACAGCCCCTTCAATCCCTTCGGGACCCAGGTATCGCTGACCGGCACGACGCCCGATTATCCGCCCACCACGTATGACTCGACGAGGGACGAGTTGTATGTGGGCCTGGGCGTGGAAGGAACGTTCGGCACCTGGTCCTGGCAAGCGGATTTCAGCAGTTCGAGCTCCGAAACGGACACACAGCGCCTGAACGTCAGGGATCCGGCGTATGGCCTCGGAGTCAATTCAGATGGAGTAAGCGAGGCCGTCATTGGCCGCTTCAGCCGCATCCTGGAACCGGCGTGCGCGGACAAGGTAGCGGAGCTGGGCGGCACCCGCTACAGCTACAGCTCCTTCTTCGGCGGCAACTGCACCGTTTACGGCGCCCCGCCTGATCCCATCAACCCGTTCGGCGATATCTCCCCGTACATCATCCCTGACGTGTACTCCGGGGCGAAGAATGAACAACTGCAATTCGAGGCCCTGGCGCGGGGCGAACTGTTCAGCGCTCCGGGCGGCACGATAGCGCTGGTGGTGGGCTACGACTACCGTCAGGACACCCTGGATTCATTCAATGAAATGGCCAACTATCTGGCCAGCGCCACAGCAACGGGCAGCTCTCCGTTCAACACCCAGATCAGCCGCGATAACCACGCCGCCTTTGTGGAAGGCCTTATACCGCTGATTGGCGCCGATAACGCCATGTCAGGCATCCAGCGCCTCAACCTTACGTTTTCCGGGCGCTACGACTCCTACTCGAACGTGGAAGTCGATTACCGGCAAACGGAATCCGCGACAGCCGAGTCGGTCGAAGCCAAGGATCCGGGAAGCGAATTCACCTGGTCCGGGGGGGCGGTGTATCGCCCGAACGACAGCATGCTGTTCAAGGCAAACGTTTCGACTGCCTTTGTGGCGCCGCAACTGAATCAGTTGCTGCAAAAGTCCCTGTACGAGAGCAACCCCCGGTCATTGTGGTATTACCGACCAGGCGGGAGCGGCTCGATCACTACGCTGCCCGGCGACAAGGTATTCGGATACAGCGGCGGAAATGATCAACTCAAGTCCGAAACCGCCGACACGCTGAGCCTGTCGGGCGAATTTTCTCCGGCTTTTCTGCCCGGCGTTTTCTTCAAGGTGGCCTGGAGCGACACGGATTACAAGGACCGGATCTACAAGCTGCCGGTGCCGATCATCTACCTCGATGACCTGCCGTCCAACGTGATGTATATCGAAGCGGATGACATCTACGTGTTGGATGACCGCTGGATCAACGTCTCGGCGCTCGAACGCTCGGGTATTGACTACGAGTTCCGTTACGAGTGGGAGATGGGCCTTAACGAATACAACATCACCGTTCGGCGCACCTACACCAACAAGCACAGGGTACAAGTGGACCCCGCCAGCGGCATTGTGCATGACCTGGTGACAAGCCGTGACGATTCCGGGCCGGAAGACACCGTCTTGCCACCGGTTCCCAAACACAAGACCACCGCACAGTTCACCTGGTCGCGCGGGAGCCTGTTCCTCAGCCTCGACGTAGAGGGAGGTGACGAAACCCGGCGCATCGGCAGCTTTTTCTCCTATATAGACGAGCCGGCAACGCTCTACGACCTGGTACTGGGTTACGGATTTGACGACAACACTCTATTCTCATCCCCGAACTGGCTGAGGGGCGTTGAGTTGACGCTAACGGTGAATAACCTGACCAATGCCTTTTCCAAGTACACGCGGATAACCGAGTCAACCGGCGAACGCGCCACGAATCAGATCAATCCGCTCACGGAATGGACCCAGGGACGCTCCTACCGCTTGAACATACACAAGTCGTTCTGA
- the gyrA gene encoding DNA gyrase subunit A encodes MAGPAPEIVPVKLEEEMRRSYLDYAMSVIVGRALPDVRDGLKPVHRRILHAMRELGNLHDRPYKKSARIVGDVIGRYHPHGDTAVYDAIVRMAQDFSLRYPLVDGQGNFGSMDGDAPAAMRYTEIRMAPIAALMLTDIDRETVDFVDNYDGAEQEPTVLPARLPNLLVNGASGIAVGMATNIPPHNLREVIDAALALSHEPDIGIAELMEHVPGPDFPTAAQIVGEAGMAEAYRTGRGTIQLRARAEIEEGKTRDSIVVTELPYRVNKARCVEKIALLARKKEIAGIQEVRDESDKDGTRVVVELRRDVSAEIVLNNLYRRTPLESSFGINMVALCGGRPQLLNLKQMLEHFLDHRRDVVTRRSVHDLRRAKARAHVLEGLTVALANIDEVVALIRASSNAQEAREALTARIWAPGAVRGLLERAQAALTELPNLSDRGYRLSNRQARAILELRLQRLTGLEQEAILDEYAELLRKMEELTDILRDPDRLLEVVRNELIELRGEYGDERRTEIIADYTRTADEDLIPRREVLVTLSWRGYVKTQELETFRTQGRGGRGKRGASVGQEDFIDQLFVTNSHSTLLCFTDRARVFQLRPFEIPTQSRATRGLPIANLLPGLEEGEQVNSVLPVDSFDHGRFVFMATRKGRVKKTRLDAFAKIRRTGIYALSLKKKDRLMEAAITDGDSDVILLASNGRAARFSESNVRPMGRIAAGVIGQRLKKKHRVVAALIVDGDTDDAWVLQATTKGFGKRTPVSEFPRKGRAAQGVISIRTEGRNGKLIGAALVREGDEAMLMTAGGTLLRTAAGDVSIQGRYSHGVRLMRPDKGDRVAGFCTLAGEEEESASTQ; translated from the coding sequence ATGGCCGGGCCCGCCCCTGAAATCGTACCGGTAAAGCTCGAAGAGGAGATGCGCCGGTCCTATCTGGACTATGCGATGTCCGTCATCGTGGGCCGGGCCCTCCCCGACGTTCGCGACGGCCTCAAACCCGTTCATCGGCGCATCCTCCACGCCATGCGGGAGCTGGGGAACCTGCATGACCGGCCGTACAAGAAGTCGGCCCGGATTGTCGGCGACGTCATAGGCCGCTATCACCCGCATGGCGATACGGCCGTGTACGACGCGATCGTTCGCATGGCGCAGGATTTCTCGCTGCGCTACCCACTGGTGGACGGTCAGGGCAACTTCGGTTCCATGGACGGCGACGCACCCGCGGCGATGCGTTACACCGAGATCCGGATGGCGCCGATCGCCGCGCTCATGCTCACCGACATCGACCGCGAGACGGTGGACTTTGTCGACAACTACGACGGGGCGGAACAGGAGCCGACGGTGCTGCCGGCGCGGCTCCCCAACCTGCTGGTCAACGGCGCATCGGGGATTGCCGTGGGCATGGCCACCAATATTCCCCCGCATAACCTGCGCGAAGTCATCGATGCCGCGCTGGCCCTGAGCCACGAACCCGATATCGGCATTGCTGAATTGATGGAGCACGTGCCGGGACCGGATTTTCCGACCGCGGCCCAGATCGTGGGCGAGGCCGGCATGGCCGAGGCCTACCGGACCGGACGCGGAACAATTCAGCTCCGGGCGCGGGCGGAGATCGAGGAGGGGAAGACGCGCGACTCGATCGTGGTCACGGAACTTCCGTATCGGGTGAACAAGGCGCGCTGCGTGGAGAAGATCGCGCTGCTGGCCCGCAAGAAGGAGATCGCCGGCATCCAGGAAGTCCGGGACGAGTCCGACAAGGACGGCACCCGGGTGGTGGTGGAGTTGCGCCGCGACGTCAGCGCCGAAATCGTCCTCAACAATCTGTATCGACGCACGCCGCTGGAATCCAGCTTCGGCATCAACATGGTCGCGCTATGCGGAGGGCGCCCGCAGTTACTGAATCTCAAGCAGATGCTCGAGCATTTTCTCGACCATCGCCGCGACGTGGTCACGCGGCGCAGCGTCCACGATCTGCGCCGGGCGAAAGCGCGAGCGCATGTGCTGGAAGGCCTGACGGTGGCGCTGGCCAACATCGACGAGGTCGTGGCGCTGATCAGGGCTTCGAGCAACGCGCAGGAGGCGCGCGAAGCGCTCACCGCGAGAATCTGGGCGCCGGGGGCGGTGCGGGGACTGCTGGAGCGGGCCCAGGCTGCGCTAACGGAACTTCCCAACCTCAGCGACCGGGGCTACCGCCTCAGCAACCGACAGGCGCGCGCGATACTGGAACTGCGCCTGCAGCGCCTGACCGGACTCGAGCAGGAAGCGATCCTCGACGAATACGCCGAACTGTTGCGGAAGATGGAGGAGCTTACGGATATCCTGCGCGATCCGGACCGGCTGCTCGAAGTGGTGCGCAACGAACTGATTGAACTGCGCGGCGAGTACGGCGACGAACGCCGCACCGAAATTATCGCCGACTACACGCGCACGGCGGACGAAGACCTGATTCCGCGGCGCGAGGTGCTCGTGACCCTGTCGTGGCGCGGCTATGTGAAGACGCAGGAACTGGAGACCTTCCGGACCCAGGGACGGGGCGGGCGAGGCAAGCGCGGCGCCTCGGTCGGCCAGGAGGACTTCATCGACCAGTTGTTCGTGACCAATTCGCACTCGACGCTGCTGTGTTTTACCGACCGGGCCCGCGTGTTCCAGCTTCGGCCCTTCGAGATACCCACGCAGAGCCGCGCAACGCGCGGACTGCCGATCGCCAACCTGCTGCCGGGGCTCGAGGAGGGCGAGCAGGTCAATTCGGTCCTGCCCGTGGATTCCTTCGATCATGGACGCTTCGTGTTCATGGCCACCCGCAAGGGTCGGGTGAAAAAGACCCGGCTGGACGCGTTTGCGAAAATCCGCCGCACCGGAATCTATGCGCTGAGCCTGAAGAAGAAGGACCGCTTGATGGAGGCGGCGATCACCGATGGCGACAGCGACGTCATCCTGCTGGCGAGCAATGGGCGGGCCGCGCGCTTCTCCGAGTCCAATGTGCGGCCGATGGGGCGTATCGCGGCGGGCGTGATCGGCCAGAGGCTCAAGAAGAAGCACCGGGTCGTGGCGGCGCTGATCGTGGACGGCGACACCGACGATGCCTGGGTCCTGCAGGCCACGACCAAGGGTTTCGGCAAGCGAACGCCCGTGAGCGAGTTCCCGCGCAAGGGCAGGGCGGCCCAGGGCGTGATTTCTATCCGCACCGAGGGGCGCAACGGCAAGCTGATCGGCGCCGCCCTGGTCCGGGAGGGCGACGAGGCGATGTTGATGACCGCCGGCGGCACGCTGCTGCGCACGGCAGCCGGCGACGTTTCCATACAGGGGCGCTATTCGCACGGCGTGCGGCTGATGCGGCCCGACAAGGGCGACCGCGTCGCCGGGTTCTGCACCCTGGCGGGGGAAGAGGAAGAATCCGCTTCCACGCAATAG
- the serC gene encoding 3-phosphoserine/phosphohydroxythreonine transaminase, which yields MDRIFNFSAGPANLPLAVLEQAREELLSWQGRGLSVMEDSHRGRQFIELAEQSERDLRELLGISDEYAVLFMQGGATLQFATIPMTLAREGQGVDYLITGHWGRKASSEAARLRPLRVVADGEALQYRSVPARGEWALGDDAAYFHYTANETLHGLEIDPPPDVDHAPLVCDMSSTLLSRPIPVDRFGLIYACAQKNLGPAGVTVVIMRRDLLERVPEDTPLAFNYRKIAAAGSMLNTPATFSWYVASLVFRWVAGQGGVAGMAERNRRKAMRLYDCIDGSDFYANHVAPEWRSWMNVPFMLADPELNGTFLEASEAQGLYGLKGHRAVGGMRASIYNAMPEEGVEALVGFMEEFERRA from the coding sequence ATGGATCGGATCTTCAACTTCAGCGCCGGTCCGGCGAACCTTCCGCTTGCCGTGCTGGAGCAGGCGCGCGAGGAACTGCTGAGCTGGCAGGGCCGCGGCCTGTCGGTCATGGAGGACAGCCACCGGGGCCGTCAGTTCATCGAGCTCGCCGAGCAGTCCGAACGGGACCTGCGCGAGCTGCTCGGGATTTCCGATGAATACGCCGTGCTGTTCATGCAGGGCGGCGCCACGCTTCAGTTTGCAACGATCCCGATGACCCTGGCCCGCGAAGGGCAGGGCGTGGATTACCTGATCACCGGGCACTGGGGCCGGAAGGCTTCGTCCGAGGCCGCCAGACTCCGGCCGCTGCGTGTCGTCGCCGATGGCGAGGCGCTGCAGTACCGCTCGGTGCCGGCGCGCGGCGAATGGGCGCTGGGTGACGACGCGGCCTATTTCCACTACACCGCGAACGAAACGCTGCACGGACTGGAGATCGACCCGCCGCCGGACGTGGACCATGCACCCCTGGTCTGCGACATGTCCTCCACGCTGCTCTCGCGGCCGATTCCGGTGGATCGCTTCGGGCTGATCTACGCCTGCGCGCAGAAGAACCTCGGACCGGCCGGCGTGACCGTGGTCATCATGCGCCGCGACCTGCTGGAGCGCGTGCCCGAGGATACGCCGCTGGCCTTCAATTACCGGAAGATCGCCGCCGCCGGGTCCATGCTCAACACGCCGGCGACGTTTTCCTGGTACGTGGCCTCGCTGGTGTTTCGCTGGGTTGCGGGGCAGGGCGGAGTGGCCGGGATGGCGGAACGCAACCGGCGCAAGGCGATGCGCTTGTACGACTGCATCGACGGCTCCGATTTCTACGCCAATCACGTCGCCCCGGAATGGCGATCGTGGATGAACGTGCCGTTTATGCTCGCCGACCCGGAGTTGAACGGGACCTTCCTCGAAGCTTCAGAGGCCCAGGGCCTGTATGGCCTGAAGGGCCACCGCGCGGTCGGAGGCATGCGGGCCTCGATTTACAACGCCATGCCGGAAGAAGGCGTCGAGGCGCTGGTCGGCTTCATGGAGGAGTTCGAAAGGAGGGCCTGA
- a CDS encoding phosphoglycerate dehydrogenase, whose amino-acid sequence MFNIRIYNSIANEGLARLPAEHFKAPSGSDSPDGILLRSHDLHSETIPDSVEVVARAGAGVNNIPVDVLAKRGIPVLNAPGANANAVKELVVAGMLMAARNLLPAWDHLRTMDLPADELRKTVEAHKKRFAGRELAGRVMGVVGLGAVGVKVANAAIGMGMKVFGYDRALALDRAWELSSQVGKGQSLEHVFAGADFVSIHVPLMDETRGLVGKELISSMRKGGVLLNFARGGIVKSGAVLEALNSGWLSCYVCDFPEPEMMGHPGAILLPHLGASTSEAEVNCAVIAAENLRAYLEDGNVRGSVNFPVIDQPRGSGYRLTIANENVPWIVARVSAVLAQENLNIESMMNMSRGRLAYTMLDLNDQAPDSVLKRLRGMEGILRVRDLGVRS is encoded by the coding sequence ATGTTCAATATCCGAATTTACAACAGCATCGCCAACGAGGGCCTCGCGCGCCTGCCCGCGGAGCACTTCAAGGCCCCGTCCGGGTCGGATTCGCCCGACGGAATCCTGCTGCGTTCGCATGACCTGCATTCGGAAACGATCCCCGACAGCGTCGAGGTCGTGGCGCGCGCGGGCGCCGGCGTCAACAATATCCCGGTGGACGTCCTGGCGAAGCGGGGGATCCCGGTGCTGAACGCGCCCGGCGCCAACGCCAACGCCGTCAAGGAACTGGTCGTGGCCGGCATGCTGATGGCGGCCCGCAACCTGTTGCCGGCCTGGGACCACCTGCGCACCATGGACCTGCCCGCCGATGAACTGCGCAAGACCGTGGAGGCGCACAAGAAGCGGTTCGCGGGCCGCGAACTGGCCGGCCGGGTCATGGGCGTGGTGGGCCTGGGCGCGGTAGGCGTGAAAGTGGCCAACGCCGCGATCGGGATGGGGATGAAGGTGTTCGGCTACGACCGCGCCCTTGCGCTGGACCGGGCCTGGGAGCTGTCCTCGCAGGTCGGCAAGGGACAAAGCCTGGAACACGTGTTCGCTGGCGCGGATTTCGTCAGCATCCACGTTCCTCTGATGGACGAGACCCGCGGGCTGGTGGGAAAAGAGCTGATCAGCAGCATGCGCAAGGGTGGAGTCCTGCTCAATTTCGCCCGCGGCGGCATCGTGAAGAGCGGCGCCGTTCTTGAGGCCCTGAATTCGGGCTGGCTGTCGTGCTACGTCTGCGATTTTCCCGAGCCCGAAATGATGGGCCATCCGGGCGCGATCCTGCTCCCGCATCTGGGCGCCTCCACTTCCGAAGCAGAGGTGAACTGCGCCGTGATTGCCGCGGAGAACCTGCGGGCCTACCTGGAAGACGGCAATGTGCGCGGATCGGTGAATTTCCCGGTGATCGACCAGCCGCGCGGCAGCGGTTACCGGCTGACGATCGCCAATGAAAACGTGCCGTGGATCGTGGCGAGAGTCTCCGCCGTGCTGGCGCAGGAGAATCTCAACATCGAGTCGATGATGAATATGTCGCGCGGCCGCCTTGCCTACACCATGCTGGATCTCAACGACCAGGCCCCGGACTCGGTGCTCAAGCGCCTGCGCGGCATGGAGGGTATCCTGCGCGTACGGGATCTGGGTGTGAGATCGTGA
- the aroA gene encoding 3-phosphoshikimate 1-carboxyvinyltransferase, with protein sequence MPATPSPGPLTVPGDKSISHRAVMLAALAEGESEIVNFLPGHDCVATARALEALGVRISRLAQDRLLVRGGATLNPPDGPLDCGNSGTSMRLLAGLLAGQGVSAELHGDDSLNRRPMRRIIEPLARMGARIDALGEDGRPPLSIAANSGITGVSYELPVASAQVKSAILLAGLGARGETCVSEPVPTRDHTERMLPSFGMSIERTNGRTCLIGRQPLRATRIDVPGDFSSAAFLMLAGLIGPRELQVGAVGVNSTRTGFLRMMDAMGGILQIAARRTSGAEPVADVMAKPGMLQGALIPASLVPSAIDEMPAVFAAAACAMGETVIEGAGELRLKESDRIAAMVSGLRKLGVDCEETPDGARIRGGRILGGEIDCEGDHRVAMAFAVLGLVAKGPVVIRDVDCVDTSFPGFADTALQLGLNLEPIE encoded by the coding sequence ATTCCCGCCACGCCGTCGCCCGGACCGCTAACAGTACCGGGAGACAAGTCGATCTCCCACCGCGCCGTGATGCTTGCGGCGCTCGCGGAGGGCGAGAGCGAGATTGTAAATTTCCTTCCCGGACACGACTGCGTCGCCACCGCAAGGGCTCTGGAAGCGCTGGGTGTCCGGATTTCCCGGCTGGCTCAGGACCGTTTGCTGGTGCGTGGCGGGGCGACCCTGAACCCGCCTGACGGCCCACTGGATTGCGGCAACTCCGGAACTTCGATGCGGCTCCTCGCCGGCCTGCTGGCCGGTCAGGGCGTGTCTGCCGAGCTGCACGGCGACGACTCGCTCAACCGCCGGCCCATGCGCCGGATCATCGAACCCCTGGCCCGGATGGGCGCGCGCATTGACGCGCTGGGCGAGGACGGACGGCCGCCGTTGAGCATTGCGGCCAATTCCGGGATCACGGGCGTTTCGTACGAGCTCCCGGTTGCGAGTGCGCAAGTGAAGTCCGCGATATTGCTGGCCGGCCTGGGCGCCCGGGGCGAGACCTGTGTGAGTGAGCCCGTGCCGACGCGCGACCACACGGAGCGGATGCTTCCGAGCTTCGGGATGTCGATCGAGCGGACCAATGGCCGAACCTGCCTGATCGGAAGGCAACCGTTGCGGGCGACGCGGATCGACGTTCCGGGCGACTTTTCCTCGGCGGCATTCCTGATGCTGGCGGGACTGATCGGTCCGCGGGAGCTCCAGGTCGGCGCCGTGGGCGTGAACTCCACCCGCACGGGCTTTCTGCGGATGATGGACGCCATGGGAGGCATATTGCAGATCGCCGCGCGACGCACTTCGGGGGCCGAGCCGGTGGCGGACGTTATGGCGAAGCCCGGAATGCTCCAGGGCGCGCTGATTCCCGCTTCGCTGGTTCCCTCGGCGATCGACGAGATGCCGGCCGTGTTCGCGGCGGCGGCCTGCGCGATGGGGGAAACCGTGATCGAGGGCGCCGGGGAACTGCGGCTCAAGGAAAGCGATCGGATCGCGGCAATGGTGTCGGGCCTGAGGAAACTGGGAGTGGACTGCGAGGAGACTCCCGACGGCGCGCGGATACGCGGCGGCCGCATTCTGGGCGGGGAAATCGACTGCGAGGGCGACCATCGCGTGGCGATGGCCTTTGCGGTCCTGGGGCTTGTGGCGAAGGGCCCGGTGGTCATTCGCGATGTGGATTGCGTTGACACTTCGTTTCCGGGATTCGCCGACACCGCATTGCAGCTGGGCTTGAACCTTGAGCCGATCGAATAA
- a CDS encoding (d)CMP kinase → MSRSNNPPAQAPVVAIDGPAAAGKGVIARYLAERLGWRRLDSGALYRAVSLSLLRAGLVHAGEERIAAHLADSPPELEAAHDGEMIYLNGENVSSAIREEETGVAASVVAPLPAVRNFLLKRQRAFRRAPGLVAEGRDMASVVFPGAELQIYLTATPEERARRRHKQLKQKGINANMRDLIRDLTDRDLRDSARTLAPLKVVPHAVVLDTTKLDIRQTRKAAWRLVTEVWPEKADR, encoded by the coding sequence TTGAGCCGATCGAATAACCCTCCCGCCCAGGCGCCGGTGGTCGCCATCGATGGTCCCGCCGCGGCGGGCAAGGGGGTGATCGCGCGCTATCTTGCGGAGAGGCTGGGCTGGCGGAGACTGGACAGCGGCGCCCTGTACCGGGCCGTATCGCTGTCCCTGCTTCGCGCCGGGCTGGTGCACGCCGGGGAGGAGAGGATCGCCGCACACCTGGCGGATTCGCCTCCCGAACTGGAAGCCGCTCACGACGGCGAAATGATCTACCTGAACGGCGAAAACGTCAGCAGCGCGATCCGTGAAGAGGAAACGGGTGTGGCGGCGTCGGTCGTCGCCCCGTTGCCGGCCGTGCGGAACTTTTTGCTCAAGCGGCAGCGCGCCTTTCGCAGGGCGCCCGGACTGGTGGCCGAAGGCCGCGATATGGCGTCGGTGGTTTTTCCGGGCGCAGAGCTGCAGATTTACCTCACGGCGACCCCCGAGGAGCGTGCCAGGCGTCGCCATAAACAATTGAAGCAAAAGGGAATCAATGCTAATATGCGCGACTTGATCCGCGATCTGACCGATCGCGATCTTCGCGATTCGGCCCGTACGCTGGCGCCACTGAAGGTAGTGCCTCATGCGGTGGTGCTGGACACCACGAAGCTGGATATCCGGCAAACCAGGAAAGCGGCGTGGCGTCTGGTAACGGAAGTGTGGCCTGAGAAGGCGGACCGATAG